ACGCCGGCGGCCGTCGCGGTGATCGTGACGTCCACCCCGCGACCGTTCGTCAGGTCCATGACCGCCTCCACGACGTCGACCTCACCGGCGCAGATGGTCTCGTCGGGCTTGACCAGACCGGCGGCCTGGTCGAGCCGGCGGCGGTTCAGCTCCACCAGGGTCACCCGGCGGGCGCCGTTGGCCCGTGCGAGCCGCACGTGCAGGCAGCCGATCGGGCCCGAGCCGACCACCACGACGTCATCGCCCTCCCCGACCCGTGCGAGGCTCTGCGCGTTGATCGCGCAGGCGAACGGCTCGGCCACCGAGGCCTCGGCGTACGAGAGCCCCTCGGGGATGCGGTTGAGGCCGTCGACCTTCAGCACCGCCCGGGGGACGATCATGTACTCCGCGAAACCGCCGTCGAACTGATAGCCCATCGACACCTGGTTCGGGCAGACCGACATCTTCCCGTGGGTGCACTCCTCGCACTCGCCGCACGGGACGGCCGCGATGACCTGCACCCGGTCACCCGGCTGCCAGCCGTCCACCGCGGTCCCGACCTCGACGACCTCGCCCGCGATCTCGTGCCCGATGACGCGTGGGGGATCGAGGTTCTGGTGCCCGGCGCCGAAGATCTTGACGTCCGTGCCACACGTCGACGTGGCCCAGACCTTGATCTTGACCTCGTCGGGACCGGGTGTGGGGTCGTCGGCGTCCTCGTAGCGGAGGTCACCGGGGGCGTAGAACCGCACCACCTTCATCAGCTGTCCTCTCCTTCTGGGGGCTGGAGCAGCGCGAGGACCGACGCGACGTCGGACGCCTCGCGCAGCTGCTTGGCCTGGTCGGGATCGACCAGGATCGTGGCGAGGCGGGACAAGATGCCCACGTGGTTGTCGCCCACCGCGGCGATGCCGATCGCCACCCGGACGTCGTTGCCGTTCCAGTCGACCCCGTCGGGGAACCGCAGGAACGAGAGCGCGTCGCGCTTGACGGTGTCCTTGCTCTCGACGGTGCCGTGGGGGATCGCGAACCCCTCGCCCATGTACGTCGAGACGGACTGCTCGCGCGACAGCATCGCGTCGACGTACGTCGCGCCGACCGCGCCGACGTCGACCAGGAGACCGCCGGTCGCCCGGATGGCGTCCTCGGCCGAGGACGCGGACGCGTCGAGGCGGATCGCGTCGGCGCTCAGGAGGTCAGCCACTGACGTTCCCGCCGTCCTTGAGGGTCTTGACCAGGGCGGTGACCGCCGGGTCGCCGAGGAACACCTGGAACGTCACGACAGGCGTGTCGGGTGCGCTGTGGCGGGCCTGGTCGGCGAGGGACTGGTGGCAGATGACGACGTCGGCGTCGGCCGGGATCTGCCCCACGGGTGTGTGGGTGACCGCGATGCCGGTCTTCTTGAGCTGGCCCTTGAGGGTGCTCGCGAGCATCACGCTGCTGCCCATGCCGGCGTCGCACGCGACGACCAGCTTCTTGACGTCTGCGCCGTTGATCGTGGTGGTCATGTCATGCCTCCTGGAGTGCGTCGGTGTCCTCGGTGTCGGCGTCGTCGCTCCCGCGGCCGAAGCCGAGGAGCAGCGCGCTGACGATGAACGACACGGCTGCTGCGATGGTCACGCCGAGCAGCATGCCGGCGTAGTTGCCGAATCCCTTGGGCGTCTGCGCCAGGTAGGCGAAGATGCTGCCGGGCGACGGCGACGCCACGAGCCCGGCGTTGGTGATCTGCATGGTCGCGATGCCGGCCGCGCCGCCGAGGATCGCGGCGAGGATCAGCTTGGGCTTCATCAGGACGTACGGGAAGTAGATCTCGTGGATGCCGCCGAAGAACTGGATGATGATCGCGGCCGGCGCGGACGCCCGCAGCGAGCGGGGGCCGAAGAACCAGTAGGCGAGCAGGATGCCCAGGCCCGGACCGGGGTTGGACTCGAGCATGAACAGGACCGACTTGCCCTTTTCGGCGGCCTCTGCCGCGCCGATCGGGGTCAGCACGCCGTGGTTGATCGCGTTGTTGAGGAACAGGATCTTGGCCGGCTCGATGATGATCGAGGCGAGCGGCAGGATGTTGTTGTCGACCAGGGTGTCGACCCCGTCACCGAGCCACTCGGTGAGCTTCTCGACGATCGGCCCGGCCCCCTTCAAGCCCACGATGGCCAGCGCGCCGCCGACGATGCCGGACGAGAAGTTGTCGATGAGCATCTCGAAGCCGGGCTTGACCTTGCCCTCGATGGACTCGTCGAACTTCTTGATGATCCAGCCGCCCAGCGGGCCCATGATCATGGCGCCCAGGAACATCGGCACCTCGGTGCCGACGATGACGCCCATGGTCGCGATCGCGCCGACCACGCCGCCGCGGTGCCCGTGCACCAGCTTGCCGCCGGTGAAGCCGATCAGCAGGGGCAGCAGGTAGGTGATCATCGGACCGACGAGCTCGGCGATGTCCTTGTTGGGGATCCAGCCGTCGGGGATGAACAGTGCGGTGACGAGCCCCCAGGCGATGAAGGCGCCGATGTTCGGCATGACCATGCCGGACAGCTTGGCGCCGAAGCGGTGGATCCGGGCACGGGCTCCGTCACCCGTGGGTCGTGGCGTGTATTGGGTCATGAGGGCTCCTGGACTCGACCGGGGCCGCTGCGGGGGGTGCGACCCTGTGACGTGCGTCACTGAGGACCATGAAATGCCCGAGTCTGTGGATTTGTCAAGGATCTGTGCGGTTTTGTGTGGCATCGGCACGGGGGCGGTTCGCCGCGCTGCGCTGCCGGTGCGCCGGACGTACCGTGGAGCGATGTACGTGAGCGCGGTGCTCGACGTCCTGTCCTCGGCCGACGGGCCTCCTGGCCTGCTCCCGGCCAGGCAGCAGATGGCGATGTCGCTCGGCTGGCACATCATCCTCGCGTGCTTCGGGGTCGCGTTCCCCACGATGATCTACGTCGTCCACCGCCGCGGCATCGTCAAGGACGATCCCGTCGCCCTGGGCCTGGCCAAGAAGTGGGCGAAGGTCTCGGCGGTGCTGTTCGCGATCGGCGCGGTGTCCGGCACGGTCCTCAGCTTCGAGATGGGACTGCTCTGGCCCGGGCTGATGGGACGGTTCGGTGACGTGCTGGGGCTGCCGTTCGCGTTCGAGGGGCTCTCGTTCTTCATCGAGGCGATCTTCCTCGGGATCTATCTGTACGGCTGGGGCCGGATGCCGCCGCGACGCCATCTCATGATGCTGATCCCGATGGCGACGGCAGGGGTCGTCGGCACGTTCTGCGTGGTGTCGGTCAACGCCTGGATGAATCAACCGACCGGTTTCACGCTCGTCCCGTCGACGGACGGCTCGCCCGCCCGGGTCACCGACGTCAACCCCTGGCGCGCGATGTTCAACGACGCGGTGTGGCTGCAGTTCGCGCACATGTGGGTCGGGGCCTTCATGCTGGTCGGCTTCGTCGTCGCGGGCGTCTACGCCGCGGGGATGCTGAAGGGCCGACGCGACGCGCACCACCGCCTGGGGTTCAGCGTCCCGTTCGTCTTCGCGACGATCGCCGCGTTGCTCCAGCCGGTCATCGGCCACGTCCTGGGCCTGCAGGTCGGGAAGGCGCAGCCGTCGAAGCTCGCGGCGTTCGAGCTCGCGACGACGACCGAGAGTCCCTCGCCCCTGCGCATCGGGGGGCTGCTCGTCGACGGGGAGGTCCGCTGGGCGCTGGACATCCCTCGGCTCGGCTCCCTGATCGCCCGCAACTCGTTCACCAAGGGCGTGCAGGGACTGGACACGATCCCGCCCGCGGACCGTCCACCGGTCAACATCACCCACGTGGCGTTCCAGTCGATGGTGGGGATCGGCACGCTGCTGGCCCTGGCCGTCGTGGTGTTCTGGCTCGCGCGGTGGCGCGGTCACGACCTCCTGGGCCGTCGCTGGTTCCTGCGCTTCGCGGTCGTCGCCGGTCCGCTCGCCGTGATCGCCCTGGAGTGCGGGTGGATCGCGACCGAGGTGGGACGCCAGCCGTGGACCGTGTGGGAGGTGCTGCGGACCGAGGACGCCGCCAGCACGAGCAGCGGGCTGTGGTGGAGCTATGCCGTGGCCTTCGTGGTCTACGTCGGCATGACGATCGGAGCGTTCATCGTGCTGCGCTCGATGGCGCGTCGTTGGCGTGCCGGGGACGAGGACCTCCCGGCGCCGTACGGCCCGGCGCGGTCCCCGGCGGGGGAGACGACGTCGCGATGAGCCTGGCCGTGGTGGTCGCGATCGCGCTGTTCGTCGGCGTGCTGGCGTACGCCCTGTTCGGTGGCGCGGACTTCGGGTCGGGGTTCTTCGACCTGACCGCCGGCAGTGCCGAGGAGGGCGCCGAGCTCCGGCTGCTGATCGACCACAGCATCGGGCCGGTGTGGGAGGCGAACCACGTCTGGCTGATCTACGTCCTGGTGATGTGGTGGACCGCGTTCCCCGGCACGTTCGCGGCCGCGACCACGACCCTGATCCTGCCGCTCGCCCTGGCACTGCTGGGGATCGTCCTGCGCGGGGCCAGCTTCGCGTTCCGCAAGTACGCCGGATCGCTCGCGCAGGCGCGGATCTTCGGTGCGGTGTTCGCGGGATCCTCGCTGATCACCCCGTTCTTCCTCGGAGCCGTCGCCGGTGCGGTGGCCTCCGGCCGGGTGCCGGCGGAGGGCAACGGTCCGGTGCTGGAGTCCTGGCTGCACCCCACGTCGCTCTTCGGTGGCGCGATCGCGGTCGGGGCCTGCGCCTTCCTGGCCGGGACGTTCCTGACCGCCGACGCGCAGCGGTCGGGCCACGATGCGCTGGCCGAGAAGCTGCGGGTGCGGACCCTGGGCGTGGGCGTGGTGACCGGGGTGGTCGTGTTCGCGGCGCTGCTGCCGATCCGGGACGACGCACGGACGCTCAGCGACCGTCTGCTCGGCGTGGCGACGCCGCTCATCGTGCTGTCCGGGATCGCGGGCACCGCCGCACTGGTGCTGCTGTGGCGCAGGCGCTACTCCAGGGCCCGGATCGGCGCGGTCGCCAGCGTGGCCGCCGTCATCCTCGGCTGGGGCGTCGCGCAGTACCCGTGGATCCTGGTCGACCAGGTGTCGATCGAGGACGCGGCCGGGGCGCGGGCCACCCTGATCGGTCTGCTCGTCGTGGTCGCCCTCGCGGCCGTCATCGTCCTGCCGGCCCTGGTGTACCTGTTCTGGCTCACCCAGACCGAGGCGTGGAGCACGTCCGACGACGGCGCGCCCGCGTCCTCGGGGCGCGCCGTCGACGGGTGAGCTAGCCGGCGAGCGTGGCGTCGACCGCGTAGCCGGCGACCGACTCGTCCGGGGTCAGCGTGGGCTCGGAGCTCACGCGACCGGCGGCCGTGACGTCCGCGATGGCCAGGCGGAGCAGCTCGAGGTCCGCTGCCGGCGCCCGCACCGTGAGCGCAGCGATCTCGGTCTTCTGGCTGACCTTCGCGACCGACTTCGCGCCACGGACGTCCGCGAGGACGGCGGCAGCGGCGGTCAGGACGGCGGGGTCCTGCTCGGCGGTGGTCAGGTCGGTCGTGGTGTCCGGCCAGGGCGCACGGTGGATCGACCCCTCCTGCCACCACGACCAGACCTCCTCGGTCACGTAGGGCAGGAACGGCGCGAGGAGCCGCAGCTGCACCGACAGGGCGAGGACGAACGCGCTCTTGGCGGACGCGCCACCGGCGTCGTCCCGGCGCGAGCGCTCCTTGACCAGCTCGAGGTAGTCGTCGCAGAAGTCCCAGAAGAACTTCTCGGTGACCTCGAGGGCGGTCGCGTAGTCGTACGCCTCGAAGGCGGTGGTCGCCTCGTCGACGACGGCACGAAGCCGGCTCAGCATGGCCAGGTCGATCGGCTCGGTGACCTGTGCCGGGTCGAGGTACGAGGCGTCGGCGCCGAGACCGTACTGCTCCTCGGGGGCCAGCACGAACTTGCTCGCGTTGAGCACCTTCATGGCCAGACGGCGACCGACCTTCATCTGGGCCTCGTCGAACGGCGAGTCGGCCCCGGGGCGAGCGCCCGCAGCGCGCCAGCGGACGGCGTCCGCGCCGTACTTGTCGAGGATCTCGTCGGGAACGACGACATTGCCCTTGGACTTGCTCATCTTCTTGCGGTCGGGGTCGACCACGAAGCCCGACAGCGCGGTGTGCGTCCAGGGCACGCAGCCGTGCTCCAGGTGCGAGCGGACGACCGTCGAGAACAGCCAGGTCCGGATGATGTCGTGGCCCTGGGGGCGCAGGTCCATCGGGAACGTCTTGGCGAACAGCTCGGCGTCCCGTTCCCAGCCGCACACGATCTGGGGGGTGAGCGACGAGGTGGCCCACGTGTCGAGGACGTCGGGATCGGCCATGAAGCCGCCGGGCTCACCGCGCTGCGAGTCCTCGTAGCCCGGGGGAGCCTGCGACGCGGGGTCGACCGGCAGGCTGGCCTCGTCGGCGAGGATC
Above is a genomic segment from Aeromicrobium chenweiae containing:
- a CDS encoding zinc-dependent dehydrogenase; this translates as MKVVRFYAPGDLRYEDADDPTPGPDEVKIKVWATSTCGTDVKIFGAGHQNLDPPRVIGHEIAGEVVEVGTAVDGWQPGDRVQVIAAVPCGECEECTHGKMSVCPNQVSMGYQFDGGFAEYMIVPRAVLKVDGLNRIPEGLSYAEASVAEPFACAINAQSLARVGEGDDVVVVGSGPIGCLHVRLARANGARRVTLVELNRRRLDQAAGLVKPDETICAGEVDVVEAVMDLTNGRGVDVTITATAAGVAQEQAVQYAARQGRISFFGGLPKDRPTITLDSNLVHYRELTIVGANGSSPANNKDALERIGSGAVPVLDLITHRLPLVDVPRAIEIVRSGEGIKVTIEPQS
- a CDS encoding PTS sugar transporter subunit IIA: MADLLSADAIRLDASASSAEDAIRATGGLLVDVGAVGATYVDAMLSREQSVSTYMGEGFAIPHGTVESKDTVKRDALSFLRFPDGVDWNGNDVRVAIGIAAVGDNHVGILSRLATILVDPDQAKQLREASDVASVLALLQPPEGEDS
- a CDS encoding PTS lactose transporter subunit IIB, which codes for MTTTINGADVKKLVVACDAGMGSSVMLASTLKGQLKKTGIAVTHTPVGQIPADADVVICHQSLADQARHSAPDTPVVTFQVFLGDPAVTALVKTLKDGGNVSG
- the mtlA gene encoding PTS mannitol transporter subunit IICB, translated to MTQYTPRPTGDGARARIHRFGAKLSGMVMPNIGAFIAWGLVTALFIPDGWIPNKDIAELVGPMITYLLPLLIGFTGGKLVHGHRGGVVGAIATMGVIVGTEVPMFLGAMIMGPLGGWIIKKFDESIEGKVKPGFEMLIDNFSSGIVGGALAIVGLKGAGPIVEKLTEWLGDGVDTLVDNNILPLASIIIEPAKILFLNNAINHGVLTPIGAAEAAEKGKSVLFMLESNPGPGLGILLAYWFFGPRSLRASAPAAIIIQFFGGIHEIYFPYVLMKPKLILAAILGGAAGIATMQITNAGLVASPSPGSIFAYLAQTPKGFGNYAGMLLGVTIAAAVSFIVSALLLGFGRGSDDADTEDTDALQEA
- a CDS encoding cytochrome ubiquinol oxidase subunit I, producing the protein MYVSAVLDVLSSADGPPGLLPARQQMAMSLGWHIILACFGVAFPTMIYVVHRRGIVKDDPVALGLAKKWAKVSAVLFAIGAVSGTVLSFEMGLLWPGLMGRFGDVLGLPFAFEGLSFFIEAIFLGIYLYGWGRMPPRRHLMMLIPMATAGVVGTFCVVSVNAWMNQPTGFTLVPSTDGSPARVTDVNPWRAMFNDAVWLQFAHMWVGAFMLVGFVVAGVYAAGMLKGRRDAHHRLGFSVPFVFATIAALLQPVIGHVLGLQVGKAQPSKLAAFELATTTESPSPLRIGGLLVDGEVRWALDIPRLGSLIARNSFTKGVQGLDTIPPADRPPVNITHVAFQSMVGIGTLLALAVVVFWLARWRGHDLLGRRWFLRFAVVAGPLAVIALECGWIATEVGRQPWTVWEVLRTEDAASTSSGLWWSYAVAFVVYVGMTIGAFIVLRSMARRWRAGDEDLPAPYGPARSPAGETTSR
- a CDS encoding cytochrome d ubiquinol oxidase subunit II; the protein is MSLAVVVAIALFVGVLAYALFGGADFGSGFFDLTAGSAEEGAELRLLIDHSIGPVWEANHVWLIYVLVMWWTAFPGTFAAATTTLILPLALALLGIVLRGASFAFRKYAGSLAQARIFGAVFAGSSLITPFFLGAVAGAVASGRVPAEGNGPVLESWLHPTSLFGGAIAVGACAFLAGTFLTADAQRSGHDALAEKLRVRTLGVGVVTGVVVFAALLPIRDDARTLSDRLLGVATPLIVLSGIAGTAALVLLWRRRYSRARIGAVASVAAVILGWGVAQYPWILVDQVSIEDAAGARATLIGLLVVVALAAVIVLPALVYLFWLTQTEAWSTSDDGAPASSGRAVDG